The following coding sequences lie in one Sesamum indicum cultivar Zhongzhi No. 13 linkage group LG9, S_indicum_v1.0, whole genome shotgun sequence genomic window:
- the LOC105170278 gene encoding uncharacterized protein LOC105170278, translating into MVGSKWMKVKIALGLKLNSCLYVPSTVEDSPAVAVPPMAARFSDAVLLSPTPPQDSDHRVQMPTTPTPSSSGLLLPRHSSKSSKKICAICLTTMKPGHGHAIFTAECSHSFHFHCIASNVKHGKQTCPVCRAKWKEIPFQSPTTDNSHERARLNNVSWAQDNTWTPGIRGNPSPRVDVSRQVATLFQAAEPDIFDDDEEVDSTQPDVAQSSSSSNNSHEDHFTGLVKVKTYPEVSAVPKSNSHDNFSILIHLQAPITTARQHSDGAGLPLISQTSRAPIDLVTVLDVSGSMAGTKLALLKRAMGFVIQSLGPSDRLSVIAFSSTARRVFPLRKMTENGRHEALQAVNSLSSNGGTNISEALRKGAKVMTDRKQKNPVSSIILLSDGQDTYTISNPNGSNTRSDYRSLLPASMHLNSASALHIPVHAFGFGADHDAASMHLISETSGGTFSFIETEGVIQDAFAQCIGGLLSVVVQELLIEVECVDPVLQLISIKSGSYKTTLASDKRKGTIEVGDLYAEEERDFLVTINIPIYESSDEMSLLKVRCLYKHPISKNLVTLDSASDVRIRRPVVTGPLVVSMEVDKQRNRLRSAEAMAEARAAAERGDLTHAASVLENCRKQLSETVSAREGDRLCIALEAELREMQERMANRHVYETSGRAYVLSGLSSHSWQRATARGDSTDSSSLVQSYQTPSMVDMVNLSQTMVLGRPSPRPRIRPTRSFPARAQPR; encoded by the exons ATGGTCGGGAGCAAATGGATGAAAGTGAAGATCGCTCTCGGGTTGAAGCTCAATTCCTGTCTCTACGTGCCAAGCACAGTTGAGGATTCTCCGGCAGTGGCGGTACCGCCGATGGCCGCGAGGTTTTCTGACGCCGTCTTGTTGTCCCCGACGCCGCCTCAGGATTCGGATCATCGGGTGCAAATGCCCACCACGCCCACGCCGTCTTCCTCCGGCCTCCTTTTGCCTAGACACTCCTCCAAATCTAGCAAG AAGATTTGTGCAATATGCTTGACAACAATGAAGCCTGGCCATGGCCATGCCATTTTCACTGCAGAATGCTCGCACTCATTTCATTTCCATTGCATTGCATCTAATGTGAAgcatggaaaacaaacttgtccTGTCTGCAGGGCAAAATGGAAAGAGATCCCCTTCCAGAGTCCCACCACTGATAACTCTCATGAACGAGCAAGGCTAAACAATGTCTCCTGGGCACAAGACAATACCTGGACACCGGGTATAAGAGGAAACCCTTCTCCAAGGGTCGACGTAAGTCGGCAAGTCGCTACCCTTTTTCAGGCTGCAGAACCTGACAtctttgatgatgatgaagaagttGACAGTACCCAACCAGATGTCGCACAGAGTAGCTCGTCCAGCAACAACAGTCACGAGGACCATTTTACTGGTCTAGTCAAAGTTAAAACATATCCAGAAGTTTCTGCTGTTCCAAAATCAAATTCCCATGATAACTTTTCAATTCTTATTCATCTGCAAGCTCCAATTACCACAGCACGACAACATTCTGATGGAGCAGGTTTGCCCTTGATATCTCAAACTTCTCGTGCTCCAATTGATCTTGTCACGGTGCTTGATGTCAGTGGCAGTATGGCTGGTACCAAGCTTGCTCTGCTTAAACGGGCAATGGGGTTTGTAATCCAGAGCTTGGGCCCATCAGACCGGCTCTCAGTGATTGCCTTCTCCTCCACAGCACGCCGGGTCTTTCCTCTTCGCAAAATGACGGAAAATGGAAGGCATGAAGCATTACAAGCTGTGAATTCTCTAAGCTCAAATGGTGGGACAAACATTTCTGAGGCCCTCAGGAAGGGTGCCAAAGTGATGACGGACCGTAAGCAGAAAAATCCAGTTAGCAGTATTATACTGTTATCTGATGGACAAGACACATACACCATTAGCAATCCTAATGGCAGCAACACCAGGTCTGACTATCGGTCATTACTCCCAGCTTCCATGCATCTCAATAGTGCTTCTGCTCTCCATATTCCTGTACACGCATTTGGATTTGGTGCAGATCATGATGCAGCGTCAATGCATTTAATTTCTGAAACTTCCGGCGgaacattttctttcatagaGACAGAGGGCGTGATTCAAGATGCTTTTGCACAATGCATTGGTGGCCTTTTAAGTGTTGTTGTACAGGAATTACTAATCGAAGTCGAGTGCGTCGATCCTGTGCTGCAACTCATTTCTATAAAATCTGGAAGCTACAAAACCACTTTGGCGTctgataaaagaaaaggcacTATCGAAGTCGGAGACTTGTAtgctgaagaagaaagagatttTCTGGTCACAATTAATATTCCAATTTATGAATCCAGCGATGAGATGTCACTGCTAAAGGTGAGATGTCTTTACAAGCATCCCATTTCTAAGAATTTAGTAACTCTGGATTCTGCAAGTGATGTCAGAATCCGAAGGCCAGTAGTAACTGGACCTCTGGTTGTCTCAATGGAAGTGGACAAGCAGCGGAACCGGCTCCGATCCGCAGAGGCAATGGCGGAAGCTAGGGCTGCTGCAGAACGGGGTGATTTAACTCATGCTGCATCCGTCCTGGAGAACTGTCGTAAACAATTATCGGAAACCGTGTCAGCAAGAGAAGGAGACAGATTGTGCATTGCTTTGGAAGCTGAATTACGGGAAATGCAAGAGAGAATGGCCAACCGACATGTATATGAAACTTCGGGTAGGGCTTATGTGTTGTCTGGACTGAGCTCACATTCTTGGCAGAGAGCAACCGCAAGAGGGGACTCAACTGATAGTTCAAGCCTCGTCCAGTCTTACCAGACACCATCCATGGTCGACATGGTAAATCTGTCACAGACTATGGTTTTGGGTCGTCCATCGCCTAGGCCCAGAATTAGGCCAACACGGTCGTTCCCCGCAAGAGCACAGCCAAGGTGA
- the LOC105170819 gene encoding alpha carbonic anhydrase 7-like has product MKLRSFSQSSFIVLVLVLPSFACFTRAQEVDDERQFSYEEDSEIGPSNWGKIRPEWSQCNSGRLQSPIDLLNQRVEEVSHLGRLKRNYNPSNATLINRGHDMMLRWRNDAGHIQINGTLYHLRQCHWHSPSEHTINGKRFDMETHLVHESDDKRTAVIGIMYKIGRPDAFLSMLKRDFEAIVETRDVERTVGVVNPKLVELGSRKYYRYMGSLTVPPCTQDIIWTMVKKVRTVTREQVELIREAVHDESEMNARPIQPMNERPINLYTPKDREN; this is encoded by the exons atgaAGCTTAGGAGTTTTTCTCAATCCTCTTttattgttcttgttcttgtgcTCCCATCATTTGCATGCTTCACAAGAGCTCAAGAAGTTG ATGATGAGAGGCAGTTCAGTTACGAAGAGGACAGCGAGATCGGGCCGAGCAACTGGGGGAAAATCCGACCGGAATGGAGTCAGTGTAATTCGGGGAGATTGCAGTCTCCCATTGACCTGCTGAATCAAAGGGTTGAAGAAGTGTCCCATTTGGGCAGACTCAAGAGGAATTACAACCCTTCTAATGCTACACTTATCAATAGAGGCCACGATATGATG TTGAGATGGAGAAATGATGCAGGGCACATCCAGATAAATGGAACCCTATATCATCTTAGGCAATGCCATTGGCACTCACCTTCTGAACACACCATCAACGGAAAAag GTTCGATATGGAAACTCATCTGGTCCATGAGAGCGACGACAAGCGTACAGCTGTGATTGGAATCATGTACAAAATCGGACGTCCAGATGCCTTCTTGTCCATG CTGAAACGCGACTTTGAAGCAATCGTTGAAACGCGAGATGTAGAAAGAACCGTGGGAGTTGTTAATCCAAAACTCGTGGAATTGGGCAGTCGAAAGTATTACAGGTACATGGGTTCTCTTACAGTCCCTCCTTGTACTCAAGACATCATCTGGACAATGGTGAAaaag GTGAGAACTGTGACAAGAGAACAAGTTGAATTGATTCGCGAAGCGGTACATGAT GAATCGGAAATGAATGCCAGACCAATCCAGCCAATGAATGAGCGTCCTATAAATCTCTACACACCAAAAGATCGTGAGAACTGA
- the LOC105170821 gene encoding lysM domain receptor-like kinase 4, with protein MIYVWFLTCFWFSLSSGQQYYDETLCSSGTNKPGTRYTCRASRNPCETFLVYRVNNESRTIARISSLFSIDSDILVSINHNVSASSQVLETGHEVLVPALCSCSGEFSQANFTYRVTENAALSEIACGVFEGLVKSITLAEENHLAENDNVVAGSLLRVPLRCACPDDLSGGDEVKFLVTYPFVEGDDTLKLGEKFNVSSEEIWKANHMDPTPTVYPNTTVLVPLKDKPFINFNIPVSDPPAPQFLPTMPVEKRAKFSQLKKLYIAASVIGFSLILAVLLACGLYIKALKKFKAENFHSSTHRVSSLHSCSTPRSCPFSGPPTRSSTNSCLSPDFLVGIKYSICNYSMEELIRATKNFSQDARISSSVYRGVIDNGEVMIKQMKVEGTRRVIDVHSKINHVNVVKLHGVCYGEDDFSWSYLVFELPSSGSLRDCLSASSAALHWLRRTQIAFDIATGLHYLHHSVVPAYTHLNISSKNVYLTSTWRAKVAVFEQECESSTSPRGTVATKEDIFAFGVILLELVSGREAVNGEMLSESMRFLRGGCNEGGCFDQLRKFVDPCLKDDYPLAEALCLAVLAGSCVEDDPLHRPSMDDVLKVLARMV; from the coding sequence ATGATTTATGTATGGTTTCTGACATGTTTCTGGTTTAGTTTGAGCTCCGGCCAGCAGTACTATGACGAGACATTATGTTCTTCGGGTACCAATAAACCAGGGACAAGGTACACCTGCCGTGCCTCAAGAAATCCATGTGAAACTTTCCTTGTTTATCGTGTTAATAATGAGTCTAGAACAATTGCAAGAATCTCAAGTTTGTTCAGCATTGATTCAGACATCTTAGTTTCTATCAATCACAACGTTTCAGCTTCATCTCAGGTTCTTGAAACCGGCCATGAGGTGCTTGTCCCGGCCCTGTGTTCCTGCTCAGGTGAGTTCTCTCAGGCAAACTTCACCTACAGAGTGACTGAAAATGCAGCACTATCAGAAATTGCTTGTGGGGTGTTTGAGGGATTGGTGAAATCAATTACGTTGGCAGAGGAAAATCATTTAGCAGAGAACGACAACGTTGTTGCTGGTTCGTTGCTTCGTGTGCCTTTGAGATGTGCTTGTCCTGATGATCTCTCAGGTGGTGATGAAGTGAAGTTTCTCGTCACGTACCCTTTTGTGGAAGGGGACGACACGTTGAAACTGGGTGAAAAGTTTAACGTTTCTAGCGAGGAAATATGGAAGGCTAACCATATGGATCCCACACCAACTGTGTATCCAAACACAACTGTTTTAGTACCCCTCAAGGACAAACCTTTCATAAATTTCAACATTCCGGTTTCTGACCCTCCAGCCCCTCAGTTTCTTCCCACAATGCCTGTGGAGAAAAGGGCCAAATTCTCTCAGCTGAAGAAGCTCTACATTGCTGCATCAGTGATTGGTTTCTCTCTGATTCTTGCTGTACTACTCGCCTGCGGTTTGTACATCAAGGCCTTAAAGAAGTTCAAGGCAGAAAACTTTCATTCTTCGACACATAGAGTTAGCTCATTGCACTCGTGTTCGACTCCAAGAAGCTGTCCATTTTCTGGCCCTCCAACGAGAAGCTCCACGAATTCATGCTTGTCCCCTGATTTCCTCGTCGGCATAAAGTACTCCATATGCAACTACAGCATGGAAGAGCTGATACGAGCGACCAAAAACTTCAGCCAAGATGCTAGGATCAGCAGCAGCGTTTACAGGGGAGTGATCGACAACGGTGAGGTGATGATCAAACAAATGAAGGTTGAGGGCACTCGACGAGTCATCGACGTTCATTCAAAGATCAACCATGTAAATGTTGTGAAGCTGCACGGTGTTTGCTATGGTGAGGATGATTTCTCATGGTCTTATCTCGTTTTCGAGCTCCCTTCCAGTGGCAGCCTGAGGGACTGTCTGTCAGCCTCTTCTGCTGCTCTTCACTGGCTGAGAAGGACTCAGATCGCCTTCGACATTGCAACGGGGCTCCACTATTTGCACCACTCTGTTGTTCCTGCCTACACTCACTTGAACATAAGTAGCAAAAACGTGTACCTGACCTCAACTTGGAGGGCAAAAGTCGCCGTTTTCGAACAAGAATGTGAGAGTTCAACGAGCCCGCGTGGGACGGTGGCCACAAAAGAGGATATCTTTGCGTTTGGGGTTATTCTGCTTGAGCTCGTGTCAGGGAGAGAGGCCGTCAATGGGGAAATGTTGAGTGAATCAATGAGGTTCTTGAGAGGTGGATGTAATGAGGGAGGGTGCTTTGATCAGTTGAGGAAGTTTGTGGATCCTTGTCTGAAGGATGATTATCCACTGGCAGAGGCCTTGTGTCTAGCAGTTCTGGCTGGATCTTGTGTTGAGGATGACCCTCTGCATAGGCCATCTATGGATGATGTACTTAAAGTACTTGCAAGAATGGTGTGA